One region of Acaryochloris thomasi RCC1774 genomic DNA includes:
- a CDS encoding ABC transporter permease has product MNLIVNNVLAIYRKELRGYFKAPLAFVIASVFWLLAGLFFLFILQSVIEEASQFDVLQSQLSESGTAIDVPSAILQLFLGIMGSLALVILPILSMGLYAEERKRGTLELLATSPITNWAVALGKLMAVLTFFITLVVPIITLEALTFSSANPPMPLEILLVSHLGLVLLAASILALGLFISSLTDSVILAAILTFAVILLLWILDLLGERLGGPLGGILNHLSLLKHYSTLSQGVLDSSSVVLFLSYVVLGLFLTAQSIDLFRFQRS; this is encoded by the coding sequence ATGAACCTCATCGTTAACAATGTGCTAGCTATCTATCGCAAAGAACTGCGGGGATACTTCAAGGCGCCCCTGGCGTTTGTGATTGCCAGTGTGTTCTGGCTGCTGGCAGGGCTCTTCTTCTTATTCATTCTACAGAGCGTGATTGAAGAAGCCTCTCAATTTGATGTCTTGCAAAGTCAGCTCAGTGAGTCGGGTACCGCCATTGACGTTCCCAGCGCGATTTTGCAGCTTTTTCTCGGGATCATGGGGTCGCTAGCCCTGGTCATTCTGCCCATTTTATCGATGGGACTTTACGCCGAGGAGCGCAAACGCGGCACGCTGGAGCTACTGGCAACATCGCCGATTACCAACTGGGCTGTGGCCTTAGGAAAGCTAATGGCGGTGCTCACATTCTTCATTACGCTAGTGGTTCCGATCATTACACTAGAGGCATTGACCTTCAGCAGTGCTAATCCGCCGATGCCGCTGGAAATTTTGCTAGTTAGCCACCTAGGGCTAGTGCTGTTAGCCGCGTCAATTTTGGCGTTGGGACTGTTCATCTCTTCGTTGACAGATAGCGTGATCCTGGCAGCGATTTTGACCTTTGCCGTCATTCTGCTTCTGTGGATTTTGGATTTGCTGGGAGAGCGTCTCGGGGGTCCATTGGGGGGCATCTTGAATCACTTATCGCTGCTGAAGCACTACTCCACCCTGAGCCAAGGGGTTTTAGATAGCAGCAGTGTTGTTCTATTTTTGAGCTATGTGGTTTTGGGACTATTTCTAACGGCTCAATCCATTGATTTGTTCCGGTTTCAACGCTCCTGA
- a CDS encoding DALR anticodon-binding domain-containing protein has protein sequence MGSAKVRAGKIVAGQTMVSIAYPSMKQTLADLFIDAAISLPASLQSIPLQAEARAGTFVSAVALQLASQQSAAEVAQALLAAVPVTQGLKLWVKAPAWIYGQFSADAIATHLQQLTAFPPRLPLPSPAALDASFSDPLLFPVQYAHARCCSLLCLAQREGLIDLRAGEQRFPTISTPISWCTAQDQLRLQHPAEQTLIRSLLDFPGALQTPKQVWRSDQWPGVPLPWPLVHQRLVRYTQQWGEDFLHFYRDCRIFGEVSQQNRALSQARLGLIATTQRVLAFLLQDLLHLMAPEEL, from the coding sequence ATGGGATCGGCTAAAGTCAGGGCTGGCAAGATAGTAGCAGGCCAAACAATGGTCTCGATTGCCTATCCGTCTATGAAGCAAACGTTAGCCGATTTGTTCATAGATGCAGCAATTTCTCTCCCGGCTTCTCTGCAATCTATCCCCCTACAGGCTGAGGCAAGAGCCGGCACCTTCGTCTCTGCAGTGGCGCTTCAGCTTGCGAGTCAGCAGTCGGCGGCAGAGGTTGCCCAGGCGCTCCTGGCGGCGGTGCCCGTCACGCAGGGGCTGAAGCTGTGGGTAAAAGCACCGGCCTGGATTTATGGGCAGTTTTCGGCAGATGCGATCGCAACCCATCTCCAGCAGCTCACGGCCTTCCCCCCCCGCCTACCCTTGCCAAGTCCAGCCGCGCTGGACGCTAGCTTTAGCGATCCTCTTTTGTTCCCAGTCCAGTACGCCCATGCTCGCTGTTGCTCGCTGCTGTGTCTGGCCCAGCGCGAAGGATTGATTGATCTGCGGGCTGGCGAGCAAAGATTTCCAACGATCTCTACTCCGATTTCTTGGTGTACAGCACAGGACCAACTTCGACTGCAGCATCCTGCAGAACAGACCTTAATTCGATCCCTGCTTGACTTTCCGGGTGCTCTCCAAACACCCAAACAGGTCTGGCGAAGCGATCAATGGCCTGGGGTACCCCTCCCCTGGCCCCTCGTTCATCAACGCCTCGTTCGCTACACCCAGCAGTGGGGCGAGGACTTTCTACATTTTTATCGAGACTGTCGCATCTTCGGAGAGGTGAGCCAGCAAAATCGAGCCTTGAGTCAGGCTCGACTGGGTTTAATCGCCACGACTCAGCGCGTGCTGGCCTTTCTGCTCCAAGATTTGCTGCATCTGATGGCCCCCGAAGAGCTGTAG
- a CDS encoding GldG family protein translates to MKRFLPHFKGSSKLIMLLLWLGVLLGVAGVCAGLIASWSALPVGLVIGGCVLLGLGILLQWQYSPPPDSWWRRRSIQAGTNSVIAAAAVIVILGLINFLAVRYPAQVDLTEARLFSLAPQSKQVVRSLQQPLKVLIFDKVTDPQNRTLLEQYQRLSPQFEFEFVDPQAQPGLAQKYQVQTAGAVVLDAGARTKTLDTALTEVNLTAAIANIVSDRQTQVFVIQGHGERPIAGTQASLSEAVEALRRQGFKTELLNIVERQQIPEETDVLIIAGPKRAFLPAEIKLLNGYLQQGGKALLLLDPETEHGLEPVLKQWGITLDRRLVVDASGSGQLLGLGPAVPVVLDYGPHPITEDFAQGISFFPLAQALNVEQAPNQQVTELLRTGGSSWAESEPDSEQLQFDEQKDRQGPLVIGVAIQELEPESSATQAPQKSDKAPAPNQPTDPQSQSASPSPSPSPTTNGTGNAQSSASPPVSPSPSASPSASPSPQSSPQAQAPSPEASPQSPTAPKTPNENAEQTAASQSSASSPSPKPSPNSKPADFAVKPTPKPLARLVVIGDSDFASSGPFGQVLNGDLFLNAVTWLGSDETNPSLSIRPKEVTNRRLQITPQRQRLLTILGALLPVSALGIAVTLWWQRR, encoded by the coding sequence GTGAAACGTTTTTTACCCCACTTCAAAGGTTCCTCTAAACTGATTATGCTCCTACTGTGGTTGGGGGTGTTGTTGGGGGTTGCGGGTGTCTGTGCGGGACTGATTGCAAGCTGGAGTGCGCTCCCGGTAGGGCTGGTCATCGGGGGATGTGTACTGCTGGGACTTGGCATTCTGCTCCAGTGGCAGTACTCGCCGCCACCGGATAGCTGGTGGCGAAGGAGATCGATCCAGGCAGGCACAAATTCGGTGATTGCAGCAGCGGCGGTAATCGTTATTTTGGGGCTAATTAATTTTCTAGCCGTGCGCTATCCCGCCCAAGTTGACTTGACTGAGGCACGGTTATTTTCACTGGCTCCCCAGTCAAAGCAGGTGGTGCGATCGCTACAGCAGCCGCTGAAGGTTCTGATTTTCGATAAGGTGACGGACCCCCAGAATAGAACGCTACTGGAGCAATATCAGCGTCTTAGCCCTCAGTTTGAGTTTGAGTTTGTCGATCCGCAGGCGCAGCCAGGATTAGCACAAAAGTATCAGGTGCAGACAGCAGGGGCGGTAGTTTTAGATGCAGGTGCCCGCACGAAAACCCTCGACACCGCACTGACAGAGGTGAATTTGACGGCTGCGATCGCAAATATTGTCAGCGATCGGCAAACCCAAGTTTTTGTCATTCAGGGTCACGGAGAGCGACCCATCGCGGGCACGCAGGCCAGCCTTTCAGAAGCTGTAGAAGCCCTCCGCAGACAGGGCTTCAAAACAGAACTTCTGAACATAGTGGAGCGGCAACAGATCCCTGAAGAAACGGACGTTCTGATTATTGCCGGACCGAAGCGAGCCTTTCTCCCGGCAGAGATCAAGCTCCTGAACGGATATCTGCAGCAGGGCGGGAAAGCATTACTATTGCTCGACCCTGAAACAGAGCATGGTCTAGAACCAGTTCTTAAGCAGTGGGGGATTACGCTGGACCGTCGGCTGGTAGTCGATGCCTCTGGCTCGGGTCAGTTGCTCGGCTTAGGGCCAGCCGTCCCTGTAGTCCTTGACTATGGCCCCCATCCCATCACCGAAGACTTTGCCCAGGGCATCTCCTTTTTTCCCCTTGCCCAGGCACTCAACGTGGAGCAGGCACCCAATCAGCAGGTGACCGAGTTATTGCGTACTGGAGGGAGTAGTTGGGCCGAGTCTGAACCCGATAGCGAACAGCTTCAATTTGATGAGCAGAAAGATCGTCAGGGTCCCTTAGTGATCGGGGTTGCGATTCAGGAGCTGGAGCCAGAGTCCTCAGCAACTCAGGCACCCCAAAAGTCAGACAAAGCCCCAGCCCCTAATCAGCCCACAGATCCGCAGTCCCAGTCTGCGAGTCCATCACCCAGTCCCTCGCCAACTACGAATGGCACAGGTAACGCACAAAGTTCTGCTTCGCCGCCCGTGTCTCCGAGTCCTTCAGCTTCACCCTCTGCATCGCCCAGTCCACAATCGAGTCCGCAAGCTCAGGCTCCTAGCCCTGAGGCGAGTCCCCAATCCCCGACAGCGCCTAAGACACCTAATGAAAATGCGGAGCAGACAGCAGCGTCTCAATCCTCTGCCTCATCGCCGAGTCCAAAGCCATCGCCGAATTCAAAACCCGCAGACTTTGCCGTTAAACCGACGCCGAAGCCACTCGCTCGGCTCGTGGTCATTGGCGACTCTGATTTCGCATCCTCTGGACCGTTCGGGCAAGTGCTAAACGGAGATTTATTCCTGAATGCAGTGACTTGGCTTGGGAGTGATGAAACGAATCCGTCCCTTTCGATTCGACCGAAGGAGGTCACCAACCGTCGGCTACAAATTACACCTCAGCGGCAGCGACTATTAACGATTCTAGGGGCGCTTCTGCCGGTGAGTGCTCTGGGGATTGCGGTCACGCTTTGGTGGCAGCGTCGGTAG
- the purU gene encoding formyltetrahydrofolate deformylase, with protein sequence MSASTAQLLISCPDQQGLVAKISNFIYANGGNIIHADHHTDFAVDRFLTRIEWQLDGFKLPRELIGPAFQAIAEPLEATWELSFSDAVPRIAIWVSRQDHCLYDLILRQRAKELQAEIPLIISNHEKLDAISTQFNIDYHHIPIAAATKEEQEAKQLDLLQQYQIDVVVLAKYMQILSADFIAKFPQIINIHHSFLPAFAGANPYQRAYERGVKIIGATAHYATADLDQGPIIEQDVVRVSHRDETKDLIRKGKDLERVVLARAVRLHLQNRVLVYGNRTVVFG encoded by the coding sequence ATGTCTGCTTCTACTGCACAGTTGCTAATTTCTTGCCCGGACCAGCAGGGACTGGTGGCAAAAATCTCAAATTTCATCTACGCCAATGGCGGCAATATTATCCACGCCGATCACCATACGGATTTTGCGGTGGATCGGTTCTTGACCCGCATCGAGTGGCAGCTAGATGGCTTTAAGCTGCCGCGAGAGCTGATTGGCCCTGCGTTTCAAGCCATCGCCGAGCCTCTGGAGGCCACATGGGAGCTCAGCTTTTCTGATGCGGTGCCTCGAATTGCGATTTGGGTGAGCCGCCAAGATCACTGTCTCTACGATCTGATCCTGCGCCAGCGAGCCAAAGAGCTGCAGGCAGAGATTCCGTTGATTATCAGTAATCACGAGAAGTTGGATGCGATCTCAACTCAATTCAACATCGACTATCACCACATCCCGATCGCAGCCGCAACGAAGGAGGAACAGGAAGCCAAACAATTAGACCTACTGCAGCAGTATCAAATCGACGTGGTGGTGCTGGCAAAATACATGCAGATTCTCAGTGCTGACTTCATCGCCAAGTTCCCTCAGATTATTAATATTCATCATTCTTTCCTGCCCGCCTTTGCCGGAGCCAACCCCTACCAGCGTGCCTACGAACGGGGTGTCAAAATCATTGGAGCCACCGCTCACTACGCCACTGCTGACCTCGACCAGGGGCCAATCATTGAACAGGATGTGGTCCGCGTCAGCCACCGCGATGAGACCAAAGATCTGATCCGCAAGGGGAAAGATTTAGAACGGGTTGTGCTCGCCAGAGCCGTCCGGCTTCATCTGCAAAATCGAGTCCTGGTTTACGGCAACCGCACAGTGGTCTTTGGCTAG
- a CDS encoding DUF4340 domain-containing protein, giving the protein MKSNTLILVITAAIFAGGVFIWDRQQSSQPQTEAEETGTAIFTFSEDEVQRLTITTPVQTLTFKKVTGSSTWAMEAPEAGPADEAALLFLINLLATAQSQRTLDISPAQQQDFGLDQPTTVEVFLSNQQTHTLILGGKDYEGGAVYARVDPVKTETQSWAVELVPTSFLDAVSRPVAEWKAQPQSNDS; this is encoded by the coding sequence ATGAAATCTAATACTTTGATCTTGGTCATCACTGCGGCGATCTTTGCCGGAGGCGTCTTCATTTGGGACCGTCAGCAGAGCTCGCAGCCACAGACCGAAGCCGAAGAGACTGGTACGGCGATTTTTACATTTAGTGAAGACGAAGTGCAGCGTCTAACCATCACCACTCCAGTACAAACCCTGACGTTCAAGAAGGTGACGGGTTCTAGCACTTGGGCGATGGAAGCGCCAGAGGCGGGTCCTGCTGATGAAGCCGCTCTACTATTTTTGATCAATCTACTAGCGACAGCTCAAAGCCAGCGAACGCTGGATATTTCACCGGCCCAGCAACAGGACTTTGGTCTGGATCAGCCCACCACAGTTGAGGTTTTCCTCAGTAATCAACAGACCCATACGCTGATCCTGGGCGGCAAAGATTACGAAGGGGGTGCCGTTTATGCTCGGGTTGATCCAGTTAAAACCGAGACACAGTCTTGGGCCGTTGAATTAGTGCCAACGTCCTTTCTGGATGCTGTCTCTCGGCCAGTCGCTGAATGGAAGGCCCAGCCCCAATCCAACGATAGCTGA